The following are from one region of the Paraglaciecola sp. L1A13 genome:
- a CDS encoding choline BCCT transporter BetT has product MNPISSSKHLNKIVFLGSSSAIIALLLFALLSPQLADQTFSQLQTIIVDNGSWFYVLTVATILIFVMYLAISRHSQIKLGPDHAEPDYSFVSWLSMLFAAGMGIGLMFFGVAEPLMHFLAPPTATPSTIEAAREAMKMTFFHWGLHAWAIYAVVALILAYFSYRHNLPLTLRSALYPIIGDKIYGWRGNVVDIFAVISTIFGVATSLGLGVLQISSGLNYLFGFPISEPYQLLLIVAITGLAIVSVVSGLDKGIRILSEFNMLLAIGLLVFILLAGPTVFLLQAMLQNTGAYLSDLVRNTFNLFAYDKKDWLGGWTIFYWGWWLAWAPFVGVFIARISKGRTIREFLIGVLLIPSMFTLAWMTIFGNSAIELVLNQGSTQLAKLATDNTPVALFLFLEHFPWSNVISGVAVLMIVVFFVTSCDSGAMVVDMLCSNGQNDTPVWQRIYWAGGVGLVAGILLMAGGLSALQTMTIASALPFAVILLISMYGLIKALRVEEYKRESMTLHAPSGQVNAGSDSWKERLHTIVDFPNKPTVERFVEQTVKQAFDSVAKELTLKQIEANISQSAEAITLTVQHGEDAEFVYAVYPTIHHLPEYGQSTETPVPDSDGEYTYYRADVHLSEGGQNYDIMGWSKLAVINDVIDQYHRHLHFLHLAG; this is encoded by the coding sequence TTGAATCCAATCAGTTCTTCTAAGCATCTAAATAAAATCGTTTTTCTCGGTTCGTCGAGCGCCATCATCGCCTTACTCCTTTTTGCGTTACTTTCCCCTCAGTTAGCTGATCAAACCTTTTCGCAGCTGCAAACCATTATTGTGGATAACGGGAGTTGGTTTTATGTGTTAACGGTCGCTACGATTTTAATTTTTGTTATGTATTTGGCCATATCGAGGCATAGTCAAATTAAGCTGGGGCCGGATCACGCTGAGCCTGATTATTCATTTGTTTCGTGGCTTTCAATGTTGTTCGCGGCAGGCATGGGCATTGGCTTAATGTTTTTTGGGGTTGCAGAACCTTTAATGCATTTTCTTGCTCCGCCTACGGCAACACCTAGCACCATTGAGGCGGCGCGAGAAGCGATGAAGATGACGTTCTTCCATTGGGGATTGCACGCATGGGCGATATACGCTGTTGTTGCGCTTATCTTAGCTTATTTTAGTTATCGTCATAATTTACCTCTAACACTACGCTCTGCGCTTTACCCTATTATCGGCGATAAAATTTACGGCTGGCGCGGTAACGTGGTCGATATTTTCGCTGTCATCAGTACTATTTTTGGCGTAGCAACGTCACTGGGTTTGGGAGTGTTACAGATTAGCTCGGGCCTTAATTATTTGTTCGGCTTCCCTATATCTGAGCCCTACCAATTGCTGTTGATTGTGGCAATCACTGGTTTGGCTATTGTCTCGGTTGTCAGTGGTTTAGATAAGGGAATTCGCATATTGTCTGAATTTAATATGCTGCTGGCGATTGGCTTACTGGTGTTTATTTTACTAGCTGGACCTACCGTATTTTTGTTACAAGCGATGCTACAAAATACCGGGGCGTACTTATCTGATTTGGTACGTAATACCTTTAATCTTTTCGCTTACGACAAAAAGGACTGGTTAGGCGGCTGGACTATATTCTACTGGGGATGGTGGCTAGCGTGGGCGCCCTTTGTTGGTGTGTTTATTGCTCGTATTTCAAAGGGCCGCACCATACGAGAATTTTTGATTGGGGTATTGCTGATACCATCTATGTTCACGCTGGCGTGGATGACTATTTTTGGTAATAGCGCGATTGAGTTAGTGCTTAATCAGGGGAGTACGCAACTAGCGAAGCTGGCGACAGATAACACCCCGGTGGCATTATTTTTATTTCTTGAACACTTCCCTTGGTCAAATGTGATATCTGGTGTGGCGGTGCTGATGATTGTCGTGTTCTTTGTCACTTCCTGTGACTCAGGCGCCATGGTGGTTGATATGTTGTGCTCTAACGGTCAAAACGATACGCCGGTTTGGCAGCGTATTTATTGGGCCGGCGGGGTCGGTTTAGTTGCTGGCATTTTATTAATGGCTGGTGGACTAAGCGCCTTGCAAACTATGACCATAGCCAGCGCTTTGCCGTTTGCAGTGATATTACTGATATCTATGTACGGCTTAATAAAAGCCCTAAGGGTCGAAGAATACAAACGTGAAAGCATGACGCTTCATGCACCATCAGGGCAAGTCAACGCGGGTAGCGATAGCTGGAAAGAGCGATTACACACCATAGTAGACTTTCCCAATAAGCCTACGGTAGAACGCTTCGTTGAACAAACCGTCAAACAAGCATTCGACTCGGTGGCGAAAGAATTAACCTTAAAACAGATTGAAGCTAATATTAGCCAATCTGCTGAAGCGATCACATTGACGGTTCAGCATGGCGAAGACGCCGAGTTTGTATACGCGGTCTACCCAACTATTCACCATTTACCTGAATATGGTCAATCAACTGAGACCCCAGTACCTGACTCTGATGGGGAATATACCTATTACCGAGCTGATGTGCATTTAAGCGAAGGTGGGCAAAATTACGATATTATGGGTTGGTCGAAGTTAGCGGTGATCAACGATGTAATTGATCAATATCACCGCCATTTGCACTTTTTGCATTTGGCAGGTTAG